In Cervus canadensis isolate Bull #8, Minnesota chromosome 6, ASM1932006v1, whole genome shotgun sequence, one DNA window encodes the following:
- the ZNF770 gene encoding zinc finger protein 770, which translates to MMAENNFKMLTIQQCVAANKLPRNRPYICNICFKHFETPSKLARHYLIHTGQKPFECDVCHKTFRQLVHLERHQLTHNLPFKCSICQRHFKNLKTFVKHQQLHDETYQNDVKQVRRLLEAKQEKPVYGMYHTFTPEERWALHPCSKSDPTYSPSKKKKDIHACTICGKMFPSQSKLDRHALIHTGQRPFKCVLCSKSFRQSTHLKIHQLTHSEERPFQCCFCQKGFKIQSKLLKHKQIHTRNKTFQTLSLKVKSSESCSLPNKLNAKQDGFENGDIGKSEENNQLDVHSVYIVPFQCPECEECFESEQILNGHKCFPARSGKIPSKLKRSCNYKTIVKKILAKLKRAGGKKLDNFRSDKKVFKNTFMKNCDLISGEQRPEKTQRTCLSSLGKHGTYKTVGNKKKTLTLPFSWQKHCQSQHMGKNVKGILTPENMLTMDNPMHKKDISIYGSSGEEFFENCQMLRCGFSVPSGNIHTGHKMCPCDKCEKVFPSVSKLQRHYLIHTGQRPFGCNVCGKSFRQSAHLKRHKLTHIDKLPYRKSLCQVELENFNKLFVHQGDNVSYSASQQCQTLGFQKYKVSESDQMSETKVKAESEDFIPGAPCRNREPCLSSILLESEQSHHSHYCSYSGRAERNDGLLYQCSVCSKSFRSPSKLERHYLIHAGQKPFECSVCGKTFRQAPHWKRHQLTHFKE; encoded by the coding sequence ATGATggctgaaaacaattttaaaatgctaacgATTCAGCAGTGTGTAGCAGCCAACAAACTACCTAGAAACAGGCCATATATTTGCAATATTTGCTTCAAGCATTTTGAAACACCATCGAAATTAGCTAGGCATTATCTCATTCATACTGGTCAGAAGCCATTTGAATGTGATGTGTGTCATAAAACCTTTAGGCAACTAGTTCACCTGGAAAGACACCAACTAACTCATAACCTGCCTTTCAAATGTAGTATTTGTCAACGCCACTTTAAGAATCTGAAGACATTTGTGAAGCACCAACAGCTTCACGATGAAACGTACCAGAATGATGTTAAGCAGGTCAGAAGATTGTTGGAGGCCAAGCAAGAAAAGCCAGTGTATGGAATGTATCATACTTTTACCCCAGAGGAGAGATGGGCATTACACCCATGCTCCAAGTCTGATCCTACATACAgcccttcaaagaaaaaaaaggatattcaTGCGTGTACAATCTGTGGCAAGATGTTTCCATCACAGTCAAAACTTGATAGGCATGCTCTCATTCATACTGGTCAGAGGCCTTTTAAATGTGTCCTATGCAGTAAGTCTTTTCGACAGTCAACTCACTTAAAAATCCACCAACTCACACATTCAGAAGAAAGACCTTTTCAGTGTTGTTTCTGTCAAAAAGGATTTAAGATTCAAAGCAAACTTCTGAAGCATAAACAAATCCATACCAGGAATAAGacttttcagactctttcattAAAGGTGAAGAGTTCAGAATCATGCTCCCTGCCTAATAAATTAAATGCAAAGCAGGATGGCTTTGAAAATGGTGATATAGGTAAATCTGAAGAGAATAATCAACTTGATGTCCACTCTGTTTATATTGTCCCTTTTCAATGTCCTGAGTGTGAAGAATGTTTTGAATCAGAGCAGATTCTCAATGGACACAAGTGTTTTCCTGCCAGAAGTGGCAAAATTCCAAGCAAGCTCAAAAGAAGCTGCAACTATAAAACCATTGTTAAGAAAATCCTGGCTAAGCTTAAACGTGCTGGGGGTAAGAAATTAGATAATTTTCGATCTgataaaaaagtatttaaaaacacTTTCATGAAAAATTGTGATCTTATTTCTGGTGAGCAGAGGCCTGAAAAAACCCAGAGAACATGTCTGAGTTCTCTTGGCAAGCATGGAACATATAAGACagttggcaataaaaagaaaacattgactTTGCCGTTTTCTTGGCAAAAGCACTGCCAGAGCCAACATATGGGGAAAAACGTAAAAGGTATTCTTACACCAGAAAACATGTTAACTATGGATAATCCTATGCATAAAAAAGACATATCTATCTATGGTTCATCAGGTGAGGAATTCTTTGAAAACTGTCAGATGCTCCGGTGTGGCTTTTCAGTTCCAAGTGGAAACATACATACTGGACATAAGATGTGTCCTTGTGACAAATGTGAGAAAGTGTTTCCTTCTGTATCTAAACTACAAAGACACTATTTAATTCATACTGGACAGAGGCCTTTTGGCTGTAATGTTTGTGGGAAATCTTTTAGACAGTCAGCTCACTTGAAAAGACATAAACTAACTCATATTGATAAGCTTCCCTATAGAAAATCTCTTTGCCAAGTAGAACTGGAAAATTTTAACAAACTTTTCGTTCACCAGGGTGATAATGTTAGCTACAGTGCTTCCCAACAATGTCAGACTCTTGGTTTTCAAAAATACAAGGTCTCAGAGTCAGATCAAATGTCAGAAACAAAAGTTAAGGCAGAATCAGAGGATTTCATTCCTGGTGCCCCCTGTAGGAACAGAGAGCCCTGCCTCTCTAGCATACTTCTGGAATCAGAGCAGAGCCATCACAGTCATTACTGTAGTTATTCAGGGCGTGCCGAGAGGAATGATGGCCTTCTTTACCAATGCAGTGTTTGTTCTAAAAGTTTTAGATCCCCATCTAAACTGGAAAGACACTATCTAATCCATGCAGGGCAGAAACCATTTGAATGCTCAGTTTGTGGCAAAACATTCAGACAGGCTCCTCACTGGAAGAGACATCAACTTACTCACTTTAAGGAATGA